One window of Siniperca chuatsi isolate FFG_IHB_CAS linkage group LG15, ASM2008510v1, whole genome shotgun sequence genomic DNA carries:
- the olfm4.1 gene encoding olfactomedin-4 has product MISTLYFLALLSSTMAQGRVSLWSERSAKNETGGGSGDRCTCDAFLPSSIFPIKDLVVVEQTAGEISHKLELEMGKLDDYETKLTAYAEKIIKLTAEIEKMEKNPDAYNDADFDEIKVEIKQAEALIKELQLSIKGSTTVFKSLRVQIRVMVTTLTRLEKTYDKNLVLVTRREYIKVQLQLEECERRHQELFNPNIGSCAHTGIIKVSKPIVSQLNAHLTPGYIYGGWGKDSKPVPDRESMYWYSGYSSGSIVDIRFYTNYKNLILRNHFQHHNLHSSWTGTGNNFIIRDNTLYYQINTPFGLAKLNFTTMGYESRVIARASARFSYTNSPNQNFDFAADETGLWVTYATEESGGRLVIAKINEPSFGVEEEWQTSVYKPGVSNAFMVCGVLYAVRTIDIQTEEIFYKYDTKTKQESYISVPFERFRDKYSNLDYNPTDQKLYMYNDGYYVNYHLWFNHTAKATVEPPTLLI; this is encoded by the exons ATGATCAGCACTCTGTATTTCTTAGCACTGCTTAGCTCCACGATGGCCCAGGGG CGTGTAAGCCTGTGGAGCGAGAGGAGTGCGAAGAATGAGACAGGAGGTGGAAGTGGGGACAGGTGCACTTGTGATGCCTTCTTGCCCAGTTCTATCTTTCCTATTAAAGACCTGGTGGTGGTAGAGCAGACAGCTGGGGAGATCTCACACAAACTGGAGCTGGAGATGGGCAAG CTGGACGACTATGAGACTAAGCTGACAGCGTATGCAGAAAAGATAATAAAGCTGACAGCAGAAATTGAAAAAATGGAGAAGAACCCTGATGCCTACAATGATGCAGACTTTGATGAGATAAAGGTGGAGATTAAACAAGCGGAGGCTCTGATTAAAGAGCTGCAGCTCTCCATCAAAGGCTCCACCACTGTCTTCAAGTCTCTGCGCGTACAG ATCAGAGTTATGGTGACGACGCTGACCAGGCTGGAGAAGACCTACGACAAGAATCTGGTTCTGGTGACGCGCCGAGAGTACATCAAGGTGCAGTTGCAACTAGAGGAGTGCGAGAGACGCCACCAGGAGCTTTTCAACCCCAACATTG ggtCTTGTGCACACACAGGTATCATCAAGGTCAGCAAGCCCATTGTAAGCCAGCTGAATGCCCATCTTACTCCTGGCTACATATATGGAGGCTGGGGGAAAGATTCAAAGCCTGTTCCTGACAGAGAATCTATGTACTGGTACTCTGGGTACAGTAGTGGCTCCATTGTTGATATTAGGTTCTACACTAACTACAAGAACCTCATTTTGAGAAACCACTTCCAGCATCACAACTTACACAGCAGCTGGACTGGCACAGGGAACAATTTCATCATCCGTGACAACACTCTGTATTATCAAATCAACACACCGTTTGGGTTGGCAAAACTGAATTTTACCACCATGGGATATGAGTCCAGAGTGATTGCTAGGGCTAGCGCCAGATTCTCCTATACTAACTCCCCGAATCAGAACTTTGATTTTGCTGCTGATGAAACTGGCCTGTGGGTGACCTATGCTACAGAGGAGTCCGGTGGTCGGTTGGTCATTGCTAAAATAAACGAGCCCTCTTTTGGGGTTGAGGAGGAATGGCAGACTAGTGTCTATAAACCGGGTGTGAGCAATGCCTTCATGGTGTGTGGTGTTCTGTATGCAGTCAGAACAATTGATATCCAAACTGaagaaatattttacaaatatgaCACCAAAACCAAACAAGAGAGCTACATCAGTGTTCCCTTTGAGAGGTTCCGGGATAAGTATTCCAACCTGGACTACAATCCCACTGACCAGAAGCTCTACATGTACAATGATGGCTACTATGTTAACTACCATCTGTGGTTTAACCACACAGCTAAAGCCACTGTGGAACCACCGACTCTCCTGATCTAA